In Leishmania donovani BPK282A1 complete genome, chromosome 18, a genomic segment contains:
- a CDS encoding aconitase, putative, translating to MLRTGLQLAKKGASPNPFNAKFLASLQVDGGSAKYYKINEISAKYNNLPFSIRVLLESAVRNCDEFDVTSKTVESIFDWKNNCTKGIEIPFKPARVVLQDFTGVPCVVDLAAMRDAMKRLGGDPNRINPQIPVDLVVDHSVQVDCAGVQDAVAQNQRIEMQRNRERFEFLKWGSRAFDNLLIVPPGSGIVHQVNLEYLAHVVFNADGMLYPDSVVGTDSHTTMVNGLGVVGWGVGGIEAEAGMLGQSLSMVLPQVVGYKFTGKLQEGCTATDLVLTVVKNLRKLGVVGKFVEFYGPGVDALSVADRATLANMAPEYGATTGYFPIDNETIEYLKNTNRSAEHVARIESYVKAVGLFRTGNEQIDYSQHLELDLSTVVPCVAGPKRPQDNVPLTDVSKDFKACMSAKSGFKGFGIPEGEHKKKVKYTVNGQEATMEHGSVVIAAITSCTNTSNPTVLVAAGLLARKALEKGLRVPPGIKTSLSPGSHVVTKYLENAGLQKSLEALGFNTTGYGCMTCIGNSGDIAPEVSKCITDNNFVAAAVLSGNRNFESRIHPLTAANYLASPPLVVAFALAGRANIDFAKEPIANGVYLRDIWPSNEEIVAVVNKYVTPDLFKEVYSNITTMNKQWNELQVENGEFYKWDPKSLYIHSPPYFDDMTLDPPGAKSIENAACLAIFGDSITTDHISPAGNIAKDSPAAKFLMERGVERKDFNTYGSRRGNDEVMVRGTFANTRLANRLVGDGQTGPYTLYHPTGEKMFIFDAAMSYKAAGVPTIILAGKEYGSGSSRDWAAKGPFLQGVKAVIAESFERIHRSNLVGMGVIPLQFKDGENATSLGLTGKEHFSMNFSGELRPLQDIVVKCDNGKTFTTTLRIDTEVEVKYVENGGILNYVLRTKIQ from the coding sequence ATGCTCCGCACTGGCTTGCAGCTGGCCAAGAAGGGCGCTAGTCCAAACCCCTTCAATGCCAAGTTCCTGGCGTCTCTGCAggtcgacggcggcagcgctaaGTACTACAAGATCAACGAGATCAGCGCAAAGTACAACAACCTCCCCTTCTCCATTCGTGTTCTGCTAGAGTCCGCGGTGCGCAACTGTGATGAGTTCGATGTGACCTCGAAGACAGTAGAGAGCATCTTTGACTGGAAGAACAACTGCACGAAGGGAATCGAGATCCCGTTCAAGCCAGCTcgcgtggtgctgcaggacTTCACCGGCGTGCCGTGCGTCGTGGACCTAGCGGCTATGCGTGATGCGATGAAGCGCCTTGGCGGTGACCCGAACCGCATCAACCCGCAGATTCCCGTCGACCTCGTAGTGGATCACTCCGTGCAGGTGGACTGCGCTGGCGTGCaggacgcggtggcgcaaAACCAGAGAATTGAGATGCAACGCAACCGCGAGCGCTTCGAGTTCCTCAAGTGGGGCTCGAGGGCGTTCGACAACCTTCTGATTGTCCCGCCCGGCTCCGGCATTGTGCACCAGGTGAACCTCGAGTACCTCGCTCACGTCGTGTTTAACGCGGATGGGATGCTATACCCGGACTCCGTTGTCGGAACCGACTCGCACACGACGATGGTCAATGGTCTGGGCGTCGTGGGCTGGGGTGTTGGTGGCATCGAAGCCGAAGCCGGCATGCTCGGCCAGTCCCTCTCCATGGTTCTGCCGCAGGTCGTTGGCTATAAGTTCACTGGCAAGCTGCAGGAGGGGTGCACGGCAACCGATCTCGTTCTTACTGTCGTGAAGAACCTCCGCAAGCTCGGTGTGGTAGGCAAGTTTGTCGAGTTCTACGGCCCTGGTGTCGACGCGCTCTCAGTCGCTGACCGTGCTACGCTGGCCAACATGGCTCCAGAGTACGGCGCCACTACTGGCTACTTCCCCATCGACAACGAGACGATCGAATACCTCAAGAACACGAACCGCTCTGCCGAGCACGTGGCCCGCATTGAGAGCTACGTCAAGGCTGTCGGGCTCTTCCGCACCGGCAACGAGCAGATCGACTACTCGCAGCACCTGGAGCTTGACCTCTCCACAGTGGTGCCGTGCGTCGCCGGCCCGAAGCGCCCTCAAGACAACGTGCCTCTGACGGATGTGTCGAAGGACTTCAAGGCTTGCATGTCGGCCAAGTCTGGCTTCAAGGGCTTTGGCATCCCGGAAGGGGAGCACAAGAAGAAGGTCAAGTACACCGTCAACGGCCAGGAGGCGACGATggagcacggcagcgtcgtgATCGCGGCTATCACCTCCTGCACGAACACCTCGAACCCCACCGTGCTCGTCGCGGCGGGTTTGTTGGCACGGAAGGCCCTGGAAAAGGGCTTGAGGGTGCCGCCGGGCATCAAGACATCTCTCTCGCCGGGCTCGCACGTGGTGACCAAGTACCTCGAGAACGCCGGCCTGCAGAAGAGCCTCGAGGCCCTCGGCTTCAACACGACAGGCTACGGCTGCATGACGTGCATCGGCAACTCAGGCGATATCGCGCCGGAGGTGTCCAAGTGCATCACGGACAACAATTTTgttgccgcagcggtgctctCCGGCAACCGCAACTTTGAGTCCCGCATTCACCCGCTAACGGCTGCCAACTACttggcatcgccgccgctcgtcGTTGCCTTCGCGCTCGCCGGACGCGCGAATATCGACTTCGCCAAGGAGCCGATCGCGAACGGCGTGTACCTGCGCGACATTTGGCCAAGCAACGAGGAAattgtggcggtggtgaacAAGTACGTGACGCCGGACCTGTTCAAGGAGGTGTACTCCAACATCACGACCATGAACAAGCAATGGAACGAGCTTCAGGTGGAGAATGGCGAGTTCTACAAGTGGGACCCGAAGTCGTTATACATTCACAGCCCGCCGTACTTTGACGACATGACCCTCGACCCACCCGGTGCGAAGAGCATCGAGAACGCCGCCTGCCTTGCCATCTTCGGCGACTCCATCACGACGGACCACATCTCGCCGGCCGGCAACATAGCCAAGgactcgccggcggcgaagtTTCTCATGGAGCGTGGGGTGGAGCGGAAGGACTTCAACACGTACGGCTCGCGCCGCGGAAACGACGAGGTGATGGTGCGTGGCACCTTCGCCAACACGCGTCTCGCCAACCGCCTCGTCGGCGATGGTCAGACGGGCCCGTACACGTTGTACCACCCGACCGGCGAAAAGATGTTCATCTTCGACGCGGCCATGAGTTACAAGGCAGCCGGCGTGCCGACGATCATTCTGGCTGGTAAGGAgtacggcagcggctcgtcGCGCGATTGGGCTGCCAAGGGGCCGTTCCTGCAGGGTGTGAAGGCCGTCATCGCGGAGAGCTTCGAGCGCATTCACCGATCGAACCTGGTCGGCATGGGCGTCATTCCGCTGCAGTTCAAGGACGGCGAAAATGCCACCTCCCTTGGCCTGACCGGCAAGGAGCACTTCTCGATGAACTTCTCCGGGGAGCTGCGCCCGCTCCAGGACATCGTCGTGAAGTGCGACAACGGCAAGACCTTcacgacgacgctgcgcatTGATACTGAGGTGGAGGTGAAGTACGTCGAAAACGGTGGAATCCTCAACTATGTGCTGCGCACCAAGATCCAGTAA